A genome region from Erythrolamprus reginae isolate rEryReg1 chromosome 4, rEryReg1.hap1, whole genome shotgun sequence includes the following:
- the LOC139166281 gene encoding WD repeat-containing protein 73-like isoform X1 encodes MTSLVYPKAHMAAAVMEKEEEEEEEAWLMDSLRLYNDLHLFELPGPTRVIEWTGDQRICVAGYENGSRNEILQLLLPPRLIAKQNKGLCPERDFKVQRGGICDRPIYSLKHVPGTSLLVTSGPPDSVLQVWRTEPDETDMMKLLRVISPTKIEDTSWSKIATSCAKPSCILHGQRICNLQMTEIESEKSPWVAASTSLDQIASLDFLDEATAVVCSAKGQLFLVDFRQQQGILGVLEKTRTPWAQTEGLSWCSGVGSGGTPLVARLSSGGFVVLTDIRHPSSPLKMAQCCAPTSHLHGAEFLSIRLAPVLADSLAMSGFDGTVQVYNTQDWDSSGQEAKPMFIHKGHIFGSPGKDGGSPVVTTHTWHPWKPQTLLSAASDGSLHVWDWSDPREG; translated from the exons ATGACGTCACTCGTTTACCCGAAGGCTCACATGGCCGCAGCTGtgatggagaaagaggaggaggaggaggaggaagcgtgGTTGATGGACTCCCTGAGGCT ATACAATGACCTGCATCTCTTTGAacttcctgggcccaccagagtcaTCGAATGGACAGGAGACCAAC GCATTTGTGTCGCTGGATACGAGAATGGGAGCAGGAACGAAATTCTGCAGCTGCTTCTGCCTCCGAGGCTGATCGCGAAACAGAATAAG GGCTTATGTCCAGAGAGAGATTTCAAGGTTCAAAGGGGTGGAATATGTGATCGGCCCATCTACAGTCTCAAACATGTCCCAGGAACAAG CTTGTTGGTAACCAGTGGGCCACCAGACAGCGTACTACAAGTTTGGCGAACCGAACCAGATGAAACAG ATATGATGAAGCTACTGAGGGTCATCTCCCCCACAAAGATAGAAGATACTTCCTGGTCCAAAATCGCAACGAGCTGTGCCAAACCGTCCTGCATCCTCCACGGGCAAAGAATATGCAATCTACAAATGACGGAAATTGAATCAGAGAAAAGTCCTTGGGTGGCTG cTTCTACCAGCCTTGACCAAATCGCCAGTCTGGATTTCCTGGATGAAGCTACCGCTGTGGTGTGCAGTGCCAAAGGGCAGCTGTTCCTTGTGGACTTCCGGCAACagcaggggattctgggagtgctTGAGAAGACTCGGACTCCTTGGGCCCAGACAGAGGGGCTGAGCTGGTGTTCAGGAGTGGGTTCTGGAGGGACCCCACTGGTTGCCCGTCTCTCCTCGGGTGGCTTCGTTGTGTTGACGGATATCAGACACCCTTCCAGCCCCCTAAAAATGGCCCAATGCTGTGCACCCACCTCTCATCTCCATGGGGCAGAGTTCCTGTCCATCCGCTTGGCTCCTGTACTAGCCGACAGCCTGGCCATGTCAG GTTTTGACGGGACTGTTCAGGTCTACAACACACAGGACTGGGACTCCTCAGGGCAGGAAGCCAAGCCTATGTTCATTCACAAAGGACACATCTTCGGCAGCCCAGGAAAAGATGGGGGCAGTCCGGTGGTCACCACCCACACTTGGCACCCTTGGAAGCCCCAGACATTACTCTCGGCTGCGAGTGATGGATCGCTGCACGTATGGGACTGGTCTGACCCTCGAGAGGGCTAG
- the LOC139166281 gene encoding WD repeat-containing protein 73-like isoform X2, with the protein MTATKQGIGICVAGYENGSRNEILQLLLPPRLIAKQNKGLCPERDFKVQRGGICDRPIYSLKHVPGTSLLVTSGPPDSVLQVWRTEPDETDMMKLLRVISPTKIEDTSWSKIATSCAKPSCILHGQRICNLQMTEIESEKSPWVAASTSLDQIASLDFLDEATAVVCSAKGQLFLVDFRQQQGILGVLEKTRTPWAQTEGLSWCSGVGSGGTPLVARLSSGGFVVLTDIRHPSSPLKMAQCCAPTSHLHGAEFLSIRLAPVLADSLAMSGFDGTVQVYNTQDWDSSGQEAKPMFIHKGHIFGSPGKDGGSPVVTTHTWHPWKPQTLLSAASDGSLHVWDWSDPREG; encoded by the exons ATGACCGCTACTAAGCAAGGCATCG GCATTTGTGTCGCTGGATACGAGAATGGGAGCAGGAACGAAATTCTGCAGCTGCTTCTGCCTCCGAGGCTGATCGCGAAACAGAATAAG GGCTTATGTCCAGAGAGAGATTTCAAGGTTCAAAGGGGTGGAATATGTGATCGGCCCATCTACAGTCTCAAACATGTCCCAGGAACAAG CTTGTTGGTAACCAGTGGGCCACCAGACAGCGTACTACAAGTTTGGCGAACCGAACCAGATGAAACAG ATATGATGAAGCTACTGAGGGTCATCTCCCCCACAAAGATAGAAGATACTTCCTGGTCCAAAATCGCAACGAGCTGTGCCAAACCGTCCTGCATCCTCCACGGGCAAAGAATATGCAATCTACAAATGACGGAAATTGAATCAGAGAAAAGTCCTTGGGTGGCTG cTTCTACCAGCCTTGACCAAATCGCCAGTCTGGATTTCCTGGATGAAGCTACCGCTGTGGTGTGCAGTGCCAAAGGGCAGCTGTTCCTTGTGGACTTCCGGCAACagcaggggattctgggagtgctTGAGAAGACTCGGACTCCTTGGGCCCAGACAGAGGGGCTGAGCTGGTGTTCAGGAGTGGGTTCTGGAGGGACCCCACTGGTTGCCCGTCTCTCCTCGGGTGGCTTCGTTGTGTTGACGGATATCAGACACCCTTCCAGCCCCCTAAAAATGGCCCAATGCTGTGCACCCACCTCTCATCTCCATGGGGCAGAGTTCCTGTCCATCCGCTTGGCTCCTGTACTAGCCGACAGCCTGGCCATGTCAG GTTTTGACGGGACTGTTCAGGTCTACAACACACAGGACTGGGACTCCTCAGGGCAGGAAGCCAAGCCTATGTTCATTCACAAAGGACACATCTTCGGCAGCCCAGGAAAAGATGGGGGCAGTCCGGTGGTCACCACCCACACTTGGCACCCTTGGAAGCCCCAGACATTACTCTCGGCTGCGAGTGATGGATCGCTGCACGTATGGGACTGGTCTGACCCTCGAGAGGGCTAG